CCAGGATAAGGAACTTCAATAATGTGGTTAGAGTGGAGAAGCTATCCTCAAAGTTGTGGTGAGATCTGATGGGGGTGTCCAAAATCATAAGTTGTCTGGATAAAGTAAGCAGGGAGAAAGTGCTGTCATCAGAAGAAGCACAAGAACAAGAGCACACCAACGTAAAGAGAACAGCATAAGTTCTATAGGCAACACAAGGAAAAATCCTTCTAAAGCACAATATAGTGAGCATTTAAAGTCTGGAATGTGTAGCCTGAAAGTATAGTGGAGGCAAATTCTACCCTGGCTTTCTAAATGGcaattatttgaagagaaaaagGTCTGCAGTGCTATaagtaaaaggcaggaaagtgagacTAACCGAATTGCTCTTGTAGAGTGCTGATGTTGGCACCATAAGCCAAATGGTTGCCTTCTAGGCTGTAAAGGTTCTATAAAAGCTagttattttataaatctataaaaattgagaaacacatttgtcaTTGAGTGCAAAAGTATTTTATATCAACATTATTATAATATTGAAagcactgtcactgccaacaaaTCTGCAATATGTTGAGGACATCAGAAACATGTGGTTGAAATTTAGTAGTTCAAATTCATTTTAGAATATGTTGCACTTTCTTCATTTTATAATTGTCTTGATCTTTGCTTTGTGCTTTATTAATCCTTTCTAACCTGTTGAACAGAAGTCCTGGATCAGGCCCCAGTTTTCTTCCTTCAAAAAGACATACATTATTATGATATTTGGCCAAGAAGTTCAATTGTCTCCAACTTCGTTCCTGTAGTCCAACAGCCAACCGCGAAAGCAATCTGTCAGCAATTGTTGGGATCACTGGCTGTAAAAGGGTTCCATAAATGCGTAAGCACTCCAAAGTCACATGAAGTATTGTATCCAACCAGCAACAATCTTCAATGCTTTTTCGGTCAAGTTTCCAGGGAGCATGCCGTTGGAAAAAGCCATTGGTTAACCGAATGCAAAAACTGATAGCTTCCAGAGCTTTATAAATTTGAAACTTTTCAAAGTAATGCTCAACTTCTAAAGGAAGTTGCTCAACCAACTGGATCATTTTGTAATCCTCAGTTGTTGCTCTGCTTGAATGACCCATGCAGGGTATTTTAGGAAAACACTGATTTGAAAAATATGAGTAGATTTGGTCAGGATTCATGCGTGTGCCTGTACACCGGTTAAGGAGGCCTCCCAATGCATCTGCAAGCTCTGCATTTAGAACTTTAAGCACTTTATCATCATAATAGTCACAGTCTGTTTCTGGCACACCTTGCCATAGCAAAAAATATCTGAAGCCATCAGCAGTGTACACAGAAAATTGTTGCAGGGGATCAATAACATTTCCAAGGCTTTTGGACATCTTCTGGCCATTGACTGTCCAATGTGAATGTACACAGATTTGCTTTGGTAATTGCAGACCAGCTGCCATCAGGAAAGCAGGccaatatacagcatggaacttAAGAATATCTTTTCCAACAACATGATTTACTCTAGGCCACAAATGATTGTGATCCTTTGGGTAACCTGCTACAGTAAGGTAATTAACTAAGGCATCGAGCCATACATAAATTGTTTGCGTTGAATCTCCAGGAACTGGGATACCCCACTTCAAACGATTCCTCTGTCGTGACACTGATAAATCTGGAATTTCTTCCTGAAGCCAATGGACAACAATGTGATGGAATTTTTCAGGATATATCGCATGTGGATTCTCCTTTAACCACTCTAACAACATAGGCCTGAACTTAGACAGCCTGAACACGTAATTGTTTTCTTTAGTCCATTCTACCTGTAGATCAGAAACACAGTTTAGAACAATTTATTTCAAAAGATAAAAGCAGCTTCAATTTTCCCCAAGGTAATGATTGCACGCTTTTGATTAGATAGGGTAAATGCTCCTTGTGGACAGACtaaattttatttatataaatgtaaaaAGTCACCTCTATTAAACGTGCCTAGCACACAGCTCACAAAGATCACAAATGATGCAGCAGCATGATCTTTCAAGATTagacaaagacatttttaaaacaatgcagAGGAAGGTTTATTCATTAGCAACCTCATTTATGGCAATTAAAGCATtacagaagtaaaaaaaaagaaataaaaagactaAAAATACTGATTCTGCACATAGCAACATACTGAATAGCCAAATATGTTGTGCCGTTCCATTAACATCTACCCCAGTGTACAGATCTCAAATAATGCTCCTAACAGAGAGTACTGATTAGATCTGAACATTGATCATAGTACTGAACATCCTAACAATATCATATATAGGTTTACCTTATGTCCACTTTCCAAAGACACTTTAATAATATTCCCATCTGAGTCTTTTCTTTCCACAACTTGCGAATCAGACAGGAATGTCTCATCTGGAACAGAATACCATCCCTCATATGTCCCTTGGTAGAGGTACCCTTTCTCACGCAAGACACACCAAAAATATTGGACAGCATTTTTGTGGCGCTCTTCTGTGGTTCGAATGTAATCTGTGTAGGAAACTAGGGATTGTTGGA
Above is a window of Chiloscyllium plagiosum isolate BGI_BamShark_2017 chromosome 15, ASM401019v2, whole genome shotgun sequence DNA encoding:
- the mars2 gene encoding methionine--tRNA ligase, mitochondrial, producing the protein MRGLVSRQLVFLSPLGLWRPWSPPGNTRVLGHLACPERPALTPRPVRVPCSRCSGCAACGGPSLITTPIFYVNASPHIGHLYSAVLADALYRSKVLRGHEVKFTTGTDEHGLKIQQAADATAEDPLEFCSRVSKDFRMLFQQSLVSYTDYIRTTEERHKNAVQYFWCVLREKGYLYQGTYEGWYSVPDETFLSDSQVVERKDSDGNIIKVSLESGHKVEWTKENNYVFRLSKFRPMLLEWLKENPHAIYPEKFHHIVVHWLQEEIPDLSVSRQRNRLKWGIPVPGDSTQTIYVWLDALVNYLTVAGYPKDHNHLWPRVNHVVGKDILKFHAVYWPAFLMAAGLQLPKQICVHSHWTVNGQKMSKSLGNVIDPLQQFSVYTADGFRYFLLWQGVPETDCDYYDDKVLKVLNAELADALGGLLNRCTGTRMNPDQIYSYFSNQCFPKIPCMGHSSRATTEDYKMIQLVEQLPLEVEHYFEKFQIYKALEAISFCIRLTNGFFQRHAPWKLDRKSIEDCCWLDTILHVTLECLRIYGTLLQPVIPTIADRLLSRLAVGLQERSWRQLNFLAKYHNNVCLFEGRKLGPDPGLLFNRLERINKAQSKDQDNYKMKKVQHILK